The following coding sequences are from one Treponema bryantii window:
- the thiI gene encoding tRNA uracil 4-sulfurtransferase ThiI, translating to MTYLAKIGELTLKGSNIQEFENLLKHNAAKYLEGTGAKIALRAGRLYIDCEEDSAEKVEFTLNHLIGITGWAKAEVCEKTIEDISRAVFEIAKMEAERGCKTFKIDARRADKSFPMNSYEICCEAAGDVEAIMKVDVHHPDTIIYVEVRERCFVYTDSNTGCRGLPVGCSGKGLLLLSGGLDSPVAGYRMLRRGMKIECCYFHSYPYTSEEAKQKVVTLAQKLAYYGITTYLNVIPFTDVQMKIKEKAPEAWSTLMLRVCMMKLANRLAHRCNAKCIITGESVGQVASQTIENMTVTEHFAELPLLRPLCGMDKEEIIKDSYFIDTYETSILPYEDCCVLFSPRHPVLRGTAEQAEEIYNSLEVDELIEKSYKEREIIKLTVNGEPVKKTD from the coding sequence ATGACTTATCTAGCGAAAATTGGAGAACTTACTCTTAAAGGTTCTAATATTCAGGAATTTGAAAATCTTTTAAAACATAATGCAGCAAAATATCTGGAAGGCACTGGTGCAAAAATAGCGCTTCGTGCAGGACGTCTTTATATTGATTGCGAAGAAGATTCTGCTGAAAAAGTAGAATTTACACTTAATCATCTTATTGGAATTACCGGCTGGGCTAAGGCTGAAGTTTGCGAAAAGACTATTGAAGATATCAGTCGTGCCGTTTTTGAAATTGCTAAAATGGAAGCTGAACGCGGATGCAAGACATTTAAAATTGACGCCCGCCGTGCAGACAAAAGTTTTCCAATGAACTCTTATGAAATCTGCTGTGAAGCTGCAGGTGATGTTGAAGCAATAATGAAGGTTGATGTTCATCATCCTGATACTATTATTTATGTTGAAGTTCGAGAACGCTGTTTTGTTTATACTGATTCTAATACAGGCTGCCGCGGACTTCCTGTTGGCTGCAGCGGAAAAGGACTTTTGCTTTTGAGCGGTGGATTGGACTCTCCTGTTGCGGGTTACCGTATGCTTCGCCGCGGTATGAAAATTGAATGCTGTTATTTCCATTCTTATCCATATACATCTGAAGAAGCAAAGCAGAAGGTTGTTACACTTGCACAGAAGCTTGCTTATTACGGAATCACAACTTATCTGAACGTTATTCCTTTTACAGATGTTCAGATGAAGATTAAGGAAAAAGCACCGGAAGCGTGGTCAACTCTTATGCTCCGTGTCTGCATGATGAAGCTTGCTAATCGTCTTGCTCACCGCTGTAACGCTAAATGTATCATCACAGGTGAAAGTGTTGGTCAGGTTGCAAGTCAGACTATTGAAAACATGACAGTTACCGAGCATTTTGCTGAACTTCCACTTCTCCGCCCTCTCTGCGGTATGGATAAGGAAGAAATCATCAAAGATTCATATTTTATTGATACTTATGAGACTTCAATTCTTCCATATGAAGACTGCTGTGTATTGTTCAGCCCAAGACATCCTGTTTTAAGAGGTACTGCAGAACAGGCCGAAGAGATTTACAACTCGCTTGAAGTTGATGAGTTGATTGAGAAGTCTTATAAGGAACGGGAAATAATTAAACTTACAGTGAACGGAGAGCCTGTAAAAAAGACCGATTAA
- the lnt gene encoding apolipoprotein N-acyltransferase: MISEVLIISISLLASVFLFILSQPNPFILNGISVFAWLMLIPILFITSRYSTIVSFICGFIYGIAVCVLYALWLLNYKTVALLLVALYEGILYGIVFLFLKKSFDLFKNYSFIIQCLIWCSFEYLRTLGFLGVNYGVIGYSQWKNPVLLQSVALFGVHGLNFVIVFPSCFIFSLLKYRDKKIAFIKKHKLSIIGYSTIIISLIVYGSVQLNSTIKTDTEKTICLIQNNINTSVYYKDKNNGILDFYKKLISDALQKNENIDLMVLPEGAVRPRILLNPEDSIPSTMHQDVIDYLNFFYDINIPFVFGSSSLEYDSIRNDIFTYKAYNISCYLDNKTKTIPAKIDVYKKRHLVPIIEKMPFVNFYNKKFLKISSCLSSGKEIVTFPLQDISFCTPICFEESFGYDVRHFMKKHPSFILSISSDLWSKSLVCQYQHLAMEIFRAVENRLPFLRSSVSGQTVYINQKGQIVEMLKPFTSDFVTVNVPLMRNPKRTLYGVIGDAVGVLSVLVCTFSFIYKIINKKGSGAK; encoded by the coding sequence TTGATTTCAGAAGTTTTAATTATTTCAATAAGTCTTCTGGCATCTGTGTTTTTATTTATACTTTCTCAACCCAATCCATTTATATTAAATGGAATTAGTGTTTTTGCATGGTTAATGCTAATTCCAATATTGTTTATAACATCTAGATATTCGACAATAGTAAGTTTTATTTGTGGTTTTATTTATGGAATTGCAGTTTGTGTATTGTATGCTTTATGGCTGCTGAATTATAAAACAGTTGCATTATTACTTGTTGCTTTATACGAAGGCATTTTATATGGTATTGTATTTTTATTCTTAAAAAAATCTTTTGATCTTTTTAAGAATTATAGTTTTATTATTCAGTGTTTAATCTGGTGTAGTTTTGAATATTTAAGGACTTTGGGATTTCTTGGTGTAAATTACGGCGTTATTGGTTATAGCCAGTGGAAGAATCCTGTGTTATTACAGAGTGTAGCTTTATTTGGTGTTCATGGATTAAATTTTGTAATTGTATTTCCTTCTTGCTTCATTTTTTCTTTATTAAAATATCGAGATAAAAAGATTGCTTTTATTAAAAAACATAAATTAAGTATAATTGGATATAGCACTATTATAATTTCATTAATTGTATATGGTTCAGTTCAATTAAATAGCACAATAAAAACTGATACAGAAAAAACAATTTGTCTTATTCAAAATAATATAAATACTTCTGTTTATTACAAAGATAAAAATAATGGGATTTTAGATTTTTATAAGAAACTGATTTCTGATGCTTTACAAAAAAATGAGAATATTGATTTAATGGTTTTGCCGGAAGGTGCTGTTCGACCAAGAATTTTATTGAATCCTGAGGATTCTATACCTTCAACTATGCATCAAGATGTTATTGATTATTTAAATTTTTTCTATGATATAAATATACCTTTTGTTTTTGGTTCTTCAAGTTTAGAATACGATTCAATACGAAATGATATTTTTACTTATAAAGCTTATAATATATCTTGTTATTTAGATAATAAAACAAAAACTATTCCCGCAAAAATAGATGTTTATAAAAAAAGGCATCTTGTTCCAATTATAGAAAAGATGCCTTTTGTAAATTTTTATAATAAGAAATTCTTAAAGATTTCAAGCTGTTTATCATCTGGAAAAGAGATAGTCACATTTCCGTTACAAGATATTTCATTTTGTACCCCAATATGTTTTGAAGAATCATTTGGATATGATGTTCGGCATTTTATGAAAAAACATCCAAGTTTTATTCTTTCTATTTCAAGTGATTTATGGAGTAAAAGTCTTGTTTGCCAGTATCAGCATCTTGCAATGGAGATATTCAGGGCTGTGGAAAATAGGTTGCCTTTTTTAAGATCTTCTGTTTCAGGACAAACTGTTTATATTAATCAGAAAGGTCAAATCGTTGAAATGTTAAAGCCGTTTACAAGTGATTTTGTTACGGTGAATGTTCCTCTAATGAGAAATCCTAAGAGGACTCTCTATGGTGTGATTGGAGATGCTGTTGGAGTTCTTTCTGTTTTAGTTTGTACATTTAGTTTTATATATAAAATCATAAATAAAAAAGGAAGTGGAGCGAAATGA